Proteins co-encoded in one Salvia splendens isolate huo1 chromosome 4, SspV2, whole genome shotgun sequence genomic window:
- the LOC121800263 gene encoding ethylene-responsive transcription factor ERF084-like, producing the protein MEDSNVEMQENVPFFPKQENHHHQLYFRQNPPALEGIAAVVGERVLFGAAENANADGPPRSYRGVRKRPWGRWSAEIRDRIGRCRHWLGTFDTAEEAARAYDAAARRLRGSKARTNFHVPSVLPAPSSPEIRKKRKRVSGGGKAVRKCSVVTSAAHLFGRNPADDGEASFEDELVN; encoded by the coding sequence ATGGAAGACAGCAATGTGGAAATGCAAGAAAACGTCCCTTTCTTCCCAAAACAAGAAAACCATCACCACCAGTTGTACTTCCGTCAAAACCCCCCCGCCCTCGAGGGAATCGCCGCCGTCGTCGGCGAGCGCGTCCTCTTCGGCGCCGCTGAAAACGCCAACGCCGATGGCCCGCCGAGGAGCTACAGGGGCGTGCGGAAGCGGCCGTGGGGGCGGTGGTCGGCGGAGATCCGCGACCGCATAGGGCGGTGCCGccactggctcggcaccttcGACACGGCGGAGGAGGCGGCGCGCGCCTACGACGCCGCCGCGAGGAGGCTGCGTGGCTCCAAGGCCAGGACCAATTTCCACGTTCCTTCCGTCCTTCCGGCACCGTCGTCGCCGGAGAtcaggaagaagaggaagagggttTCCGGTGGAGGAAAGGCTGTGCGGAAGTGCTCGGTTGTGACGTCGGCGGCGCACCTGTTTGGGCGGAATCCGGCGGATGACGGCGAGGCTAGCTTTGAAGATGAGTTGgtcaattaa
- the LOC121801500 gene encoding uncharacterized protein LOC121801500, protein MGGADEDWVNAAITDAAMVAELLLRLHRSPLPPPPKPAAFRLEWTVRQRRTKAATPVNNKPRKPGRGHRASPTTPLTWSDATTSFSGRSDESTRPIAFNPSASTRSKNNVDGEKTNSKRSRKKKTLAELKDEESSLLKERRELKREMSTLRMNLERERATHEKLKRMKIDLQPSPASTSALEESVSGQLQMKPTAPDPTTTSTTTSLTMPVVSGSNVLELSATNAHSNGNADEESDSKFILPDLNIPFNEPCCSATLMVSAS, encoded by the exons ATGGGTGGCGCCGACGAGGACTGGGTCAACGCCGCCATCACAGACGCCGCGATGGTCGCCGAGCTCCTCTTGCGCCTGCACCGCTCTCCGCTCCCGCCTCCGCCCAAGCCGGCTGCCTTTCGGCTGGAATGGACCGTGCGTCAGCGGAGGACAAAAGCGGCGACGCCGGTCAACAACAAGCCGAGGAAACCCGGCCGCGGCCACAGAGCCAGCCCTACCACTCCGCTGACGTGGAGCGATGCCACCACCTCCTTCAGCGGCCGCTCCGATGAGTCTACCCGGCCTATAGCCTTCAATCCCTCCGCCTCAACGAGATCTAAG AATAATGTGGATGGTGAAAAGACCAACTCCAAGAGGTCAAGAAAGAAGAAG ACTTTGGCAGAGCTCAAAGATGAAGAGAGCTCACTGCTGAAGGAAAGAAGAGAGCTAAAAAGG GAAATGTCAACCTTGCGAATgaatttggagagagaaagggcTACACATGAGAAATTAAAGCGGATGAAG ATTGATCTGCAGCCTTCTCCAGCATCAACATCCGCACTTGAGGAATCCGTCTCTGGTCAACTTCAAATGAAACCAACAGCTCCTGATCCTACTACGACTTCTACAACTACTAGTCTCACGATGCCAGTTGTCTCAGGCAGCAATGTCCTAGAATTGTCTGCGACAAATGCTCATAGCAACGGGAATGCAGATGAAGAATCTGATTCGAAGTTCATCCTCCCTGATCTTAACATTCCATTCAATGAGCCCTGCTGCAGTGCTACACTTATGGTATCAGCTAGCTAG